The Aspergillus luchuensis IFO 4308 DNA, chromosome 7, nearly complete sequence genome has a segment encoding these proteins:
- a CDS encoding Zn(II)2Cys6 transcription factor (COG:S;~EggNog:ENOG410PN18;~InterPro:IPR001138,IPR036864;~go_function: GO:0000981 - DNA-binding transcription factor activity, RNA polymerase II-specific [Evidence IEA];~go_function: GO:0008270 - zinc ion binding [Evidence IEA];~go_process: GO:0006355 - regulation of transcription, DNA-templated [Evidence IEA]), which produces MPTVRACTNCVRAKTRCALSEASGTCERCVRLQKTCQPSPPVRKRRVVAKASAKDVQKLEEKLDGLYSILQGQTGLLNGSNPSAQEHAVPAPHTDEAVSLSVSLPQSLSGATCSPAAPFEQPRAASHEPNDDDAEVYLARFRADFIGHLPFLDIPDSQTAHQLRQGSPLLWLAIMTVASTRTTQQKAMSKQMREIFGREAFVEGTRSIDFLLAVLVYATWDRYYALDKPLFTSLMQLAIAIVYDLGLDKPPAQDPSLLLSYDLKGHNRPSHYSRLPNMQERRALLGCFLVSFTSNVSRNGEPLQWTPSFDDCLRAFEEQKESTYDTLLVQLVKLRLITGKVMDAPVTGPGDTHFLQPSAPIYLQSFQKQIRGFRSQIPPELTDNKILQMELYSAEMMIYEIGFSSDPSIFPQQSNKQFECLCACLQTIKSRTDTILALQPVEYVGLSCLMCANMARSFINLYRLTVCEYPVWDRKLVRETIDVSWVLETAAQRFTQVKEAAGLDPEGTQELDFFMIMAAKMEAMKMSWDTAVMPMMEDSWELTLDDLDLFSSEFRNMWSW; this is translated from the exons ATGCCGACAGTACGGGCTTGTACAAACTGTGTCCGAGCAAAGACGAGATGTGCCCTCAGTGAGGCCTCCGGGACATGTGAACG ATGCGTACGCCTCCAGAAGACCTGCCAGCCATCGCCTCCCGTGCGTAAGCGTCGTGTCGTGGCCAAAGCCTCTGCAAAAGATGTCCAGAAGcttgaggagaagctggatgGATTGTACAGTATCCTCCAGGGCCAGACGGGCCTGCTGAACGGATCGAACCCGTCGGCCCAGGAGCATGCAGTTCCAGCACCTCATACGGACGAAGCCGTATCCCTGTCAGTATCTCTACCGCAGAGTTTATCAGGCGCAACATGTAGTCCGGCTGCTCCTTTCGAGCAGCCTCGAGCAGCTTCTCACGAGCCtaacgatgatgatgccgaAGTGTACTTGGCTAGGTTCCGCGCCGACTTTATTGGACACTTGCCTTTTCTTGATATCCCAGACTCTCAAACCGCCCATCAGCTGCGTCAGGGGAGTCCGCTGCTGTGGCTTGCGATAATGACTGTCGCATCTACGCGGACAACGCAGCAGAAAGCCATGTCCAAGCAGATGAGAGAGATATTTGGCCGCGAGGCGTTTGTAGAAGGCACAAGGAGTATAGACTTTCTGTTGGCGGTTCTGGTATACGCTACCTGGGATCGTTACTACGCCCTTGACAAGCCGCTTTTTACTAGTTTGATGCAGTTGGCTATCGCAATTGTATACGACCTAGGCTTGGACAAACCACCGGCGCAGGACCCGAGTCTTTTGCTTAGCTATGATTTGAAGGGGCACAACCGGCCGTCCCACTACTCTCGGCTGCCTAACATGCAGGAACGCAGGGCTTTGCTGGGGTGCTTTCTCGTTAGCTTCAC GTCGAATGTGTCCCGAAACGGTGAGCCACTTCAGTGGACGCCCTCATTCGACGACTGTCTTCGTGCATTCGAAGAGCAAAAGGAATCAACCTATGATACCCTGCTGGTGCAGCTTGTCAAACTACGTCTCATCACAGGAAAGGTGATGGACGCACCAGTGACGGGGCCTGGCGACACTCACTTCCTGCAGCCATCGGCTCCAATATATCTGCAGTCATTTCAAAAGCAGATTCGTGGGTTCCGATCACAAATACCTCCTGAACTCACTGACAACA AGATCCTGCAAATGGAGCTATACAGCGCAGAAATGATGATCTACGAGATCGGCTTCTCGTCAGACCCAAGCATCTTTCCCCAGCAATCGAACAAGCAATTCGAATGTCTCTGTGCTTGTCTCCAGACTATCAAGTCCAGGACCGACACCATTTTAGCCCTGCAACCCGTTGAATATGTCGGACTTTCATGCTTGATGTGCGCCAACATGGCACGCAGTTTCATCAACCTCTACCGTCTCACTGTCTGTGAGTACCCCGTCTGGGACCGCAAGCTGGTGCGGGAGACAATAGATGTGTCATGGGTACTGGAGACGGCGGCACAGCGGTTCACGCAGGtcaaagaagcagctggactGGATCCAGAAGGTACTCAAGAACTTGATTTCTTCATGATCATGGCAGCGAAAATGGAGGCTATGAAGATGTCGTGGGATACGGCGGTGATGCCAATGATGGAGGACTCTTGGGAGCTGACTTTGGATGATCTGGACTTGTTCTCTAGTGAATTCCGCAATATGTGGAGTTGGTGA
- a CDS encoding putative C6 transcription factor (COG:K;~EggNog:ENOG410PVFB;~InterPro:IPR036864,IPR007219,IPR001138;~PFAM:PF00172,PF04082;~TransMembrane:1 (i192-212o);~go_function: GO:0000981 - DNA-binding transcription factor activity, RNA polymerase II-specific [Evidence IEA];~go_function: GO:0003677 - DNA binding [Evidence IEA];~go_function: GO:0008270 - zinc ion binding [Evidence IEA];~go_process: GO:0006351 - transcription, DNA-templated [Evidence IEA];~go_process: GO:0006355 - regulation of transcription, DNA-templated [Evidence IEA]), translating into MTEPSRKRSRVACTLCQSRKRKCSGDQPCTTCAQFGSDCHYDLQSRRKRDARLFQLQSAAPADSAAAPDAAHPPRHEPKISPEETAARLSSLDANSGAAFARRLGLKVDPTNAPKMHLFAWNVGVRHFPPPSMPPPSAPKAVPIVDTISQDEMRSLVAIFFDKVDPCYPFIDRDTLLRQVSRRWLPPTADSALLYGPYDAVLAGVAAFGYLFSRRQSSATELQLAETARLILDQNMLSDTTPTLDTVTAWVLRVSYLRLTSTPNLAWTASCTLMHLIEATGLHLEQPSSDAINQLPTPVDPDLRRRLFGMARHLNVWISFELARSRVVLHGATSLPPTPRVPGTPEIFTLLPMSESLDPNTNKTTDPPDLESALRNVLDQTHVLPQLILVQCNLMLCIYRRLRALNCVISGDLLDRVLALSVKGLQAAREMVATTCPWHQIANVPFQVVCTLLAIDNRASLVMLGGAMRTLREVAAAYDTEVMREAYSTAYLLILLHQRRKEEDTKALKDVLRVNSGAGADQIEMGLGGTPATDAGGGDSTEPHHSLADYPGFSWLSDLLIDIPSLGSFDMERFMYTDV; encoded by the coding sequence ATGACCGAACCCTCTAGGAAGCGTTCCCGTGTTGCCTGCACACTATGCCAATCGCGCAAGCGCAAATGCTCCGGCGACCAGCCATGCACAACATGCGCCCAGTTCGGCTCCGACTGCCACTATGACCTCCAATCGCGCAGAAAGCGCGATGCCAGACTATTCCAGCTGCAGTCCGCCGCGCCGGCAGACTCTGCAGCGGCCCCTGATGCAGCGCATCCTCCGCGCCACGAGCCCAAGATCTCCCCAGAGGAGACAGCAGCCCGGCTCAGCTCGCTAGATGCCAACTCCGGCGCAGCATTCGCCAGGCGCCTCGGCCTCAAGGTGGATCCCACCAATGCGCCCAAGATGCATCTATTCGCATGGAACGTGGGCGTGCGCCATTTCCCACCTCCATCaatgccaccaccatccGCCCCCAAAGCAGTCCCCATCGTGGACACCATCTCGCAGGACGAGATGCGCTCCCTGGtagccatcttcttcgacaAAGTCGACCCATGCTACCCATTCATCGACCGCgacaccctcctccgccaagtCAGTCGCCGCTGGCTCCCACCTACCGCCGACTCGGCCCTCCTCTACGGGCCCTACGACGCCGTCCTCGCCGGCGTCGCAGCCTTCGGCTACCTTTTCTCCCGGAGACAATCCAGCGCAACAGAGCTCCAACTCGCGGAGACAGCCCGGCTCATCCTCGACCAAAACATGCTATCAGACACGACCCCCACCCTCGACACCGTAACAGCATGGGTCCTCCGCGTCTCCTACCTCCGCCTAACCTCGACCCCGAACCTCGCCTGGACAGCCAGCTGCACCCTAATGCACCTCATCGAAGCAACAGGCCTGCACCTCGAGCAACCCTCCTCCGACGCCATTAACCAACTTCCCACCCCAGTCGACCccgacctccgccgccgcctcttcGGCATGGCCCGCCATCTCAACGTCTGGATCTCGTTCGAGCTCGCCCGCTCCCGCGTCGTCCTCCACGGCGCAACATCCCTGCCTCCGACGCCGCGCGTCCCGGGCACCCCAGAAATCTTCACCCTCTTACCCATGTCCGAAAGCCTCGACCCAAACACAAACAAAACCACCGACCCTCCAGACCTCGAATCTGCCCTCCGCAACGTCCTCGACCAAACCCACGTCTTACCCCAGTTGATTCTCGTGCAATGTAACCTCATGCTCTGCATCTACCGGCGTTTGCGCGCCCTGAACTGTGTTATCTCCGGGGACCTGCTTGACCGCGTGCTGGCTCTCTCCGTGAAAGGTCTGCAGGCAGCGAGAGAGATGGTCGCGACGACCTGTCCGTGGCATCAGATCGCGAACGTGCCATTTCAGGTGGTGTGCACGCTCTTGGCGATAGATAATCGGGCGTCGTTGGTCATGTTGGGGGGTGCGATGCGCACGCTGCGCGAGGTGGCGGCCGCGTATGATACGGAGGTGATGCGCGAGGCGTATAGTACGGCGTATCTGCTGATTTTGTTGCATCAGCgcaggaaggaggaggatacGAAGGCGTTGAAGGATGTGCTCAGGGTCAATTCGGGGGCGGGGGCGGACCAGATTGAAATGGGGCTGGGGGGTACGCCTGCGActgatgctggtggtggtgattctACGGAGCCGCATCATTCGTTGGCTGACTATCCGGGATTCTCGTGGTTGAGTGATCTGCTAATTGATATTCCTAGTTTGGGCAGCTTTGATATGGAGCGGTTTATGTACACTGATGTATAG
- the PBN1 gene encoding uncharacterized protein (COG:O;~EggNog:ENOG410PHSH;~InterPro:IPR042322,IPR013233;~PFAM:PF08320;~TransMembrane:1 (o476-494i);~go_component: GO:0005789 - endoplasmic reticulum membrane [Evidence IEA];~go_function: GO:0000030 - mannosyltransferase activity [Evidence IEA];~go_process: GO:0006506 - GPI anchor biosynthetic process [Evidence IEA]) → MKTRITYLQPPSSPFTSTQANLTPTSLRISDLDAAKEVRVTVDVAEVVDDEVRGILSGLHEVHIRWAREDPYVVVAPFGSRVSAGVGVGVSPLKRNEEGGGEGVCRLLRRMFGTKGIECRNYTDSFTTPPVLSTRFASTSTYQFHSALPEHNLGEYIVENICRGEGSACAADWGTADSIDVDYDAVSRSLVVSGYWGQPSTPEGWTEEIRAPGESRDRVEVGLLGTEKAVEAEEIKVGGLLGVVGVDKELKPTLFSFPSRHHVLPREATFDVSFPRPTGTHPTMTISLSPAALEYPSAPEDTTCALHAYLTLPSYIFGDKYQLSTDDPLFLDSHHLVALRAVSGATDLEAPDWFVPHWGSNWLLELATPPEGQVPEEWNVTVPLHLRYLRPSETGYRSAGVPWPVVFWACTAEEGTKMGTNPFDRVNLGWDGMFGPRTMFYQVHPSGEKARHVEELDVPVLRLEEGGFFSSKTVELGTMAAIVLGLLWVLWKLGSVARSSGQKKIDKEKKSQ, encoded by the exons ATGAAAACAAGAATAACCTAcctccaacccccctcctcgcCATTCACCTCCACCCAAGCAAACCTCACCCCGACGTCCCTAAGAATCAGTGATCTGGATGCCGCGAAGGAAGTTCGTGTTAcggttgatgttgctgaggtggttgatgatgag GTCCGAGGGATTCTAAGCGGTTTGCATGAAGTACATATTCGCTGGGCGAGGGAAGATCCCTATGTGGTTGTGGCGCCGTTCGGGAGTAGGGTTTCTGctggggtgggggtgggggttaGTCCTCTGAAGAGGAatgaagaggggggtggggaagGGGTATGTCGTCTTCTAAGGAGGATGTTTGGGACGAAAGGGATTGAGTGTAGAAATTATACG GACTCCTTCACCACTCCTCCTGTTCTCTCTACGCGATTCGCTTCCACGTCTACGTATCAATTCCATTCTGCCCTGCCGGAACATAATCTTGGGGAGTACATCGTGGAGAATATCTGTCGCGGGGAGGGTTCTGCGTGCGCTGCGGATTGGGGCACTGCTGATAGTATTGATGTGGACTATGATGCGGTGTCGCGGTCGCTGGTGGTCTCTGGGTACTGGGGCCAGCCTAGTACTCCGGAGGGATGGACGGAGGAGATTCGTGCGCCGGGGGAGAGTCGTGATCGGGTTGAagttgggttgttggggacGGAGAAGGCGgtcgaggcggaggagattaAGGTTGGTGGGTTGTTGGGTGTTGTCGGGGTGGATAAGGAGTTGA AACCCACGTTattctcctttccttccagaCACCATGTCCTCCCTCGCGAGGCGACTTTCGATGTCTCCTTCCCCCGTCCGACGGGCACGCATCCGACTATGACCATTTCTCTGTCCCCCGCTGCACTGGAGTATCCCAGTGCGCCGGAGGACACAACCTGTGCGCTGCACGCGTATCTGACGCTGCCGTCGTATATCTTCGGCGACAAGTACCAGCTGAGCACGGATGATCCACTGTTCCTGGACTCGCATCATCTAGTGGCGTTGCGGGCAGTAAGCGGAGCAACGGACCTGGAGGCCCCGGATTGGTTTGTCCCGCATTGGGGTTCGAATTGGCTGCTTGAGCTGGCTACGCCTCCTGAAGGCCAGGTGCCCGAGGAGTGGAACGTCACGGTGCCGCTGCATCTGCGGTATCTGCGTCCGTCGGAGACTGGGTACCGCTCCGCAGGGGTGCCGTGGCCGGTAGTCTTCTGGGCTTGCACAGCGGAAGAGGGCACGAAGATGGGCACGAACCCGTTCGATCGGGTGAACCTAGGTTGGGATGGTATGTTCGGCCCCCGGACGATGTTCTACCAGGTGCATCCTAGTGGAGAAAAGGCCCGGCATGTTGAAGAGTTGGATGTGCCGGTGCTCCGGTTAGAAGAGGGAGGGTTCTTCAGCAGCAAGACGGTGGAGCTGGGCACGATGGCAGCGATTGTTCTAGGCTTGCTGTGGGTATTGTGGAAGCTGGGTAGTGTGGCGCGGTCTTCcggacagaagaagatcgacaaggagaagaagtcgcaGTAA
- a CDS encoding putative DnaJ domain protein Psi (BUSCO:EOG092641A6;~COG:O;~EggNog:ENOG410PKB4;~InterPro:IPR008971,IPR002939,IPR001623,IPR036869, IPR018253;~PFAM:PF00226,PF01556;~go_function: GO:0051082 - unfolded protein binding [Evidence IEA];~go_process: GO:0006457 - protein folding [Evidence IEA]): MVAETKLYDALSIRPDASQDEIKKAYRKAALKYHPDKNKDNPTASEKFKEVSQAYEVLSDPEKRKVYDQFGLEYLLRGGPPPSSGGGGADGPNPFEGGMPGGFSFGGMPGGGGGGTRTFHFSTGPGGGGSGFRFSNADDIFRNFAKGSMGGMGGGMGGGMDDDDIFSMLGGGLGGGRNFRNSRGPSGFKQSSQRAPTPEPTVMEKELPLTLEELMRGTTKKVSVKSKTFDASGKRTVQDVTLEANIKPGLRTGSKIKYRGVGDQEEGGRQDVHLIVTEKEHPNFKRQGDNLVTTVELSLKEALTGWERIVRTIDGKSIRVSKPGPTQPGHEERFPGLGMTISKKPSERGDLVVRVNVRFPASLSASQKDILKDVLP; encoded by the exons ATGGTTGCAGAAACGAAACTCTACGATGCCCTCTCGATCAGGCCCGATGCCTCGCAGGACGAGATTAAGAAAGCTTACCGTAAGGCGGCATTGAAGTACCACCccgacaagaacaaggacaACCCGACTGCCTCGGAAAAGTTCAAAG AGGTGTCCCAGGCATACGAGGTTCTTTCCGACCCTGAAAAACGAAAAGTTTATGACCAATTCGGCCTCGAATATCTCCTTCGTGGCGGTCCCCCGCCGTccagcggcggcggtggtgccgACGGCCCCAACCCCTTCGAAGGTGGCATGCCCGGCGGCTTCTCGTTCGGCGGCATGcctggcggcggcggtggcggtaCCCGGACATTCCACTTCTCGACTGGTcccggcggcggcggcagcgggtTCCGGTTCAGCAATGCAGACGATATCTTCCGGAACTTTGCCAAAGGCAGCATGGGCGGtatgggtggtggtatggGCGGCGgtatggatgatgacgatatcTTCTCGATGCTGGGAGGTGGGCTCGGCGGCGGTCGGAACTTCCGGAATAGTCGCGGGCCTAGCGGATTCAAGCAATCGTCGCAGCGCGCGCCCACGCCCGAGCCTACggtcatggagaaggagctGCCGCTGACGCTGGAGGAGCTGATGCGCGGTACGACCAAGAAGGTGTCTGTCAAGAGCAAGACATTTGATGCGAGCGGCAAGCGCACCGTGCAGGATGTGACGCTGGAAGCGAATATCAAGCCGGGTCTGCGGACTGGCTCGAAGATTAAGTACCGGGGAGTAGGCGATCAAGAGGAGGGTGGTCGGCAGGACGTACATCTGATTGTGACTGAG AAAGAACATCCCAACTTCAAACGCCAAGGCGACAACCTCGTTACAACAGTCGAGCTCAGTCTGAAAGAAGCGCTGACCGGCTGGGAACGCATCGTGCGCACAATTGACGGCAAATCCATCCGAGTGTCCAAGCCCGGCCCGACACAGCCTGGCCATGAGGAGCGGTTCCCCGGATTGGGCATGACGATCTCGAAGAAGCCCAGCGAGCGCGGCGATCTGGTGGTTCGGGTGAATGTGCGGTTCCCAGCTAGCCTGAGCGCGTCGCAGAAGGACATTCTGAAGGACGTTCTCCCGTGA
- the cp1 gene encoding putative carboxypeptidase S1 (COG:O;~EggNog:ENOG410PIFS;~InterPro:IPR001563,IPR033124,IPR029058;~MEROPS:MER0016549;~PFAM:PF00450;~SECRETED:SignalP(1-20);~go_function: GO:0004185 - serine-type carboxypeptidase activity [Evidence IEA];~go_process: GO:0006508 - proteolysis [Evidence IEA]): MLPSLGIIIIISTITTLVAGQSYFPPTPEGLTIIESEIFPGAKISYKQPLGICTNTDTTSYSGYIHLPPHTLTNLSIPGISITQAYPINTFFWYFPARHHHHNGSSPLTIWMNGGPGGSSMIGLFQENGPCVVNPDSNSTSDNPWSWNEYVDMLYVEQPVQTGFSYDVLRNGTVDLVSGEIDVDVDVGEGGVRQNETFLVGTLPSQDVSGTVNGTVNGGRALWVALQVWLGEFVEYAAAAAAAGEGDDRVSIWTESYGGRYGPAYTALFQEMNERIESGEVSIGKKIHLDTLGIINGCVDLLVQVPSFPEMAYNNTYGIEGINRTLYDRAMDNWSKPGGCRDMIVECRDAGELGDPLMYGDNETVNGICAEASEYCSREIKSLYTNTSGRGYYDIAHFTPDAALVPYFVGFLNRPWVQKALGVPVNYTMSSEAVGDSFDSTGDYPRNDPRGMIGDIGYLLDSGVKVAMVYGDRDYACPWRGGEDVSLLVEYAEAEKFRAAGYAEVQTKSSYVGGLVRQYGNFSFTRVFQAGHEVPFYQPETAYEIFNRAQFNWDIATGGVSLVENQDYGTEGPSSTWHIKNEVPESPEPTCYLLAMDSTCTDEQKERVLSGEAVVKDWVVVEDVEVQGSFSGDGDQLAQVPLGH; this comes from the exons ATGTTGCCCTCCctcggcatcatcatcatcatctccaccatcaccaccctaGTCGCAGGACAATCATATTTCCCTCCCACACCAGAGGgcctcaccatcatcgagTCCGAAATCTTTCCGGGGGCAAAAATCTCCTATAAACAG CCCCTCGGCATCTGCACCAACACCGATACCACCAGCTACTCCGGCTACATCCACCTACCCCCGCACACCCTAaccaacctctccatcccaggTATCAGCATCACCCAAGCATACCCTATCAATACCTTCTTTTGGTACTTTCCCGCccgccaccatcaccataaTGGCTCGTCGCCACTCACTATCTGGATGAACGGCGGACCCGGCGGATCCTCCATGATCGGGTTGTTCCAGGAGAATGGGCCGTGCGTGGTGAATCCGGACTCGAATTCCACGAGCGATAATCCCTGGTCGTGGAATGAGTATGTTGATATGTTGTATGTGGAGCAGCCAGTCCAGACGGGGTTTAGTTATGATGTATTGAGGAATGGgacggtggatttggtgagTGGGGAgattgatgtggatgttgatgtgggagagggtggggTGAGGCAGAATGAGACGTTTTTGGTAGGGACACTGCCGAGTCAGGATGTGAGTGGGACGGTGAATGGGACGGTGAATGGGGGGAGGGCGTTGTGGGTTGCGTTGCAGGTTTGGTTGGGGGAGTTTGTTGagtatgctgctgctgctgctgctgctggtgagggtgatgaCAGGGTGAGTATATGGACGGAGTCGTATGGAGGACGGTATGGACCTGCGTATACGGCGCTGTTTCAGGAGATGAATGAGCGGATTGAGAGTGGGGAGGTGAGTATTGGGAAGAAGATTCATTTGGATACGTTGGGGATTATCAATGGCTGTGTGGATTTACTCGTTCAGGTCCCGTCGTTCCCGGAGATGGCGTATAATAATACGTATGGGATTGAGGGGATTAATCGCACGCTTTACGATAGGGCTATGGATAACTGGAGCAAGCCGGGTGGGTGCCGGGATATGATTGTCGAGTGTCGCGATGCGGGCGAGCTTGGGGATCCTCTCATGTATGGGGATAATGAGACGGTGAATGGTATCTGCGCAGAGGCGTCGGAGTATTGCTCACGGGAGATCAAGAGTCTGTATACGAATACCTCTGGGAGAGGATACTACGACATAGCGCATTTCACGCCGGATGCAGCGCTCGTGCCCTACTTCGTCGGGTTTTTGAATCGCCCGTGGGTGCAAAAGGCGCTCGGGGTCCCGGTGAACTATACCATGTCGTCAGAGGCAGTGGGGGACAGCTTCGACTCGACGGGCGATTACCCTCGCAATGACCCCCGCGGGATGATTGGGGATATTGGGTACTTGCTTGACTCGGGTGTTAAGGTGGCTATGGTGTATGGGGACCGGGACTATGCCTGTCCGTGGCGCGGCGGGGAAGATGTCAGTCTGCTGGTGGAGTATGCTGAAGCAGAGAAGTTCCGGGCTGCAGGGTATGCAGAGGTGCAGACGAAATCATCCTACGTTGGGGGATTGGTCAGGCAGTATGGGAACTTCTCATTCACGCGTGTCTTTCAGGCGGGCCATGAGGTCCCGTTCTATCAGCCTGAGACGGCGTATGAGATCTTTAATCGGGCTCAGTTTAATTGGGATATCGCGACGGGAGGAGTCTCCTTGGTGGAGAACCAGGACTATGGGACGGAGGGACCGTCATCGACGTGGCACATTAAGAATGAGGTGCCGGAGAGCCCTGAACCAACGTGCTATTTGTTGGCCATGGATTCGACTTGTACGGATGAGCAGAAGGAACGGGTGCTGAGtggggaggcggtggtgaaggattgggttgttgttgaggatgttgaggttCAGGGATCGTTCAGTGGAGATGGTGATCAGTTAGCACAGGTCCCGTTGGGACACTGA